One region of Dehalococcoidales bacterium genomic DNA includes:
- a CDS encoding GNAT family N-acetyltransferase, whose translation MSIFTCELVSDDQLLAEALKVRREVFVNERGISEEEEYDGYDEQALHVVIKDDRDRVIGTARVRFLDNHRAKIERMAVLKAFRRQGVGRLIIAFLGELLANRQIEYIILHAQLSAADFYKSCGFEEQGEIFEEAGISHIQMWKRL comes from the coding sequence ATGAGCATATTTACCTGTGAACTGGTCAGCGACGATCAGCTTTTAGCCGAAGCCCTGAAAGTCCGCCGGGAGGTATTCGTCAATGAACGGGGTATTTCCGAAGAAGAGGAATATGACGGCTACGATGAGCAAGCTCTGCACGTGGTGATAAAGGATGACAGGGACAGGGTAATCGGAACCGCCAGAGTCCGCTTCCTGGACAATCACCGTGCAAAAATAGAGAGGATGGCGGTACTTAAGGCTTTCCGCCGGCAGGGTGTCGGCAGGCTGATAATAGCCTTCCTCGGGGAACTGCTCGCTAACCGGCAGATAGAATATATAATCCTGCACGCTCAGCTATCGGCGGCTGATTTCTACAAGTCATGCGGCTTTGAGGAGCAGGGCGAGATATTCGAGGAGGCGGGCATAAGCCACATTCAAATGTGGAAACGGCTTTGA
- a CDS encoding ABC transporter substrate-binding protein — MKSKFVWLVVSSLMVLSLLLASCAPAAPTAPATPTAPTAPTTPTTPTTPTTPTTTPSGPETAQVSLTKLNGTTVQKQMEKPQYGGTYTTVPQKGPKSFDPLLMSISTSLWNQTNERVIGYDWTRGPTGTGEALYNISVDGLTFQTGHLAESWETPDDTTVVIHLRKGVHFALDPQSEASRLVGGRELTADDVVYTWTREFSDMPKNYWVARILPDERPVSVTAPDKYTVVVKSNPGYLGTVISQVVTWMPIYAHEPVDKYGDLREWQHMVGSGPFMLRDYVESSTASYVRNPNYWEHDPFFTDNQLPYVDEVKYLFITDPSTIMAGLRTGKIDSLYQKTMISPDDKKSLAATNPQMNFKQVGEINQALHLVVNNPELPWYDLKVRRALQMAVDREAIAREYYVGDADVMGGPILQTEFPEMFTPLEEQSDEVKEMYTYDPEKARQLLAEAGYPAGFKMTVDTSTEFDVDLLSVVKYYFAQIGVDLQIAVHEVVTFTSMKDGRTVMEAGWSTFDNNGPWAFHEWTPSDPADFGMIDDSFLMETRDKVLQVFMFDEPQAWPWMKEMFAYTLNQAWIVHMPAPYLYLAWQPWIKGFNGESLTGRGQYLGPARYLWIDRDLRQQITGGR, encoded by the coding sequence ATGAAAAGCAAGTTTGTCTGGTTGGTAGTAAGTAGCTTGATGGTGCTGTCCCTGCTACTGGCATCCTGTGCTCCGGCAGCGCCAACAGCACCGGCCACACCAACAGCACCGACCGCGCCAACGACCCCGACCACACCGACGACACCAACTACGCCGACAACCACACCATCAGGTCCAGAGACGGCACAGGTCAGCCTGACCAAGCTGAACGGGACGACGGTGCAAAAGCAAATGGAAAAACCCCAATACGGTGGTACCTACACTACCGTTCCACAGAAGGGGCCCAAAAGCTTTGATCCGCTATTGATGAGCATCAGCACCTCTCTCTGGAACCAGACCAATGAGCGGGTAATCGGTTATGACTGGACAAGAGGGCCAACCGGCACTGGGGAAGCCCTGTATAATATCTCGGTTGACGGCCTGACCTTTCAGACCGGTCATCTCGCCGAGAGCTGGGAGACGCCGGATGATACCACGGTGGTGATCCACCTCCGTAAAGGGGTCCATTTCGCTCTTGACCCGCAGAGCGAGGCCAGCCGGCTGGTAGGTGGCCGTGAGCTGACCGCTGATGACGTGGTCTATACCTGGACACGGGAGTTCTCTGACATGCCTAAAAACTACTGGGTCGCCCGGATACTGCCTGATGAGCGGCCGGTATCGGTGACGGCCCCGGATAAATACACGGTGGTCGTCAAGTCTAACCCGGGGTATCTCGGTACTGTAATATCCCAGGTAGTCACCTGGATGCCGATTTACGCGCACGAGCCGGTCGATAAGTACGGCGACCTCCGTGAATGGCAGCACATGGTCGGTAGCGGGCCGTTCATGCTGAGAGACTATGTTGAGTCAAGCACCGCTAGTTATGTCCGCAATCCAAACTACTGGGAGCATGATCCCTTCTTCACGGATAATCAGCTCCCCTACGTTGACGAGGTGAAGTACCTCTTCATCACCGATCCATCGACGATAATGGCCGGCCTCCGTACCGGCAAGATCGATTCCCTCTACCAGAAGACGATGATCAGCCCGGATGACAAGAAAAGCCTAGCAGCCACCAACCCCCAGATGAATTTCAAGCAGGTCGGAGAAATTAATCAAGCCCTTCACCTGGTGGTAAACAACCCGGAGCTACCCTGGTATGACCTCAAGGTACGGCGGGCGCTACAGATGGCGGTGGACCGTGAGGCGATCGCCCGGGAATACTACGTTGGTGATGCTGATGTGATGGGAGGACCGATCCTGCAAACCGAGTTCCCGGAGATGTTCACTCCGCTTGAAGAACAATCGGATGAGGTCAAGGAGATGTATACCTATGATCCGGAAAAGGCCAGGCAGCTTCTGGCAGAGGCCGGCTACCCTGCCGGCTTCAAGATGACCGTGGACACCTCCACCGAGTTCGACGTCGACCTGCTATCTGTAGTCAAGTACTACTTCGCGCAAATCGGGGTCGACCTTCAGATCGCGGTGCATGAAGTGGTTACCTTCACCTCGATGAAGGACGGTAGAACTGTCATGGAAGCAGGCTGGAGCACATTCGATAATAACGGCCCCTGGGCGTTCCACGAGTGGACGCCGTCAGACCCCGCTGATTTCGGAATGATCGATGATTCATTCCTCATGGAGACGCGTGATAAGGTGCTCCAGGTTTTCATGTTCGATGAACCGCAGGCCTGGCCGTGGATGAAGGAGATGTTCGCCTACACTTTAAATCAGGCCTGGATCGTCCATATGCCGGCGCCCTACCTCTACCTGGCCTGGCAACCCTGGATAAAGGGTTTCAACGGCGAATCGCTTACCGGCCGTGGCCAATACCTTGGTCCGGCCCGCTACCTCTGGATCGATCGGGACTTGAGGCAGCAGATCACCGGAGGGCGGTAG